The sequence CCTGCACAGGGTTCGGATGCCTCAGGAGAGGACGTCTTCGCCAGCAGAGCAGGACGTTGCACACCAGCAGAAGCGAGCTCAGCGACAGAAGCCGCCTCAGGCTCTACAGGCATAGCCTGCTTGGCTAAAGGAATGCCCAGCAGCATGGCCAGCATCCAGCCGGAAGCCTGAAGTGGGTCGTCGACCTCGTCGGCCCACTCTTCACTGCTGACCTCGGCGCCACCGGCGTGCATCACCGTGACCCGCAGCTTGTGTCGGCCACGGATGTCGACCAGCTGGCTGCTGAAGGCAATGCCCTGGGCAAACGCCGGCCTGGCCGCTTCGACCACGGCGGCCAGGTCAAGGGATGGAACGGCCTGCACCTGTTCCTGGAAGGAGGCCAGGGCGGCCGTGAGGGCGCGCTCGGCGCCGCCTTTTTCGCCGAGCAGCTCAAGGGCGCTGGCTGGCACGTCTGCGCGTGCGGGGATCTGCGTCATGGCATCAGGGTGTCGGGCTCGTGCCCGCTGGCCTGAGCTTAGCGGCTTTCTAACGCGAGCCGCAATCGGTTGGCGTCCTCGGACTTATCCGGGCTCCTTCCTGCGTCGCCGGGCGGCCGGCTTGGGCGGTCCTGCCGGGTCGTTGGCTTCCCAGGCTCGGATCCACTCGTCAGGAAGGAACTGCTCGTCTTGCGTCCAGAGTTGCGCCAGTTCGGAAGTGGAGTAGTCGTCGAGGGCCAGGACCTCGCGAAAACGCTTGCGGTACATCTCCGGCACCGACGCGGCGAGCTGCTCCAGCGCATCGGTGACGTCGGCGTCGCGCGTTCTGATCACACGACGCACATGGCGCCTCCAGTTCTGACAGAGATCCTCGGCTTCTTTCGACGAGAAGGTGGGAGAGAGAACTGCCTGATATCTATCGGGAACTTCCAGGTATCCGATGTAGCAGCTCCAGAATTCAACGGCACCCCAGGGCTGCTTTCCATCGTTGCCCAGCAATGGCTCGGCATATTCGATTTGTTCTCGAATACGCAGGGATTTGACCCCTTCCAGTCGTCGATGAGTATCCAGCAGCAACCTTCGGTTCAGTTCCTCAAGCTGGAAAAAAGCTTTCTGACGCAGCTCGCCGGCCTTGCCCTGCTCGATCACCGAGAGGTTGCCGTAGGAGATCACCTCAAACTTCGCTTCGGCACCCCACTCGCAGGCGGTGTACTGGGTCCAGCCGTTGCGGCGGCGCCAGTTCAACAGCATCTTCCCGAAGGCCCGACGTGACTCCTGTTGCCAGTCGAGGACGGCCTGGTAGGAGCGCCCCGTCAGGTCCATGTCGTATGTCATAGCCCGATTCTACGACCTGCTTGCCATTGCAAGCCAGAGCCTGTCAAGACTTGGCGGCATGGATTGAGTGGTTCACCGGCTCGGCCAGCAGCTGTTTGACCTGCTGGCCGCTCAGGATCCGACCCGTCTGAGCCTGGAAGCGCAGGGCCAGCGTGTACGGGTGTGCACCGGGATGGCAGCGAGCGAGGGACTGCAGCTGCCGGCTGAGCTCAGGCCGGTTCATGCCGTTTGCTCCTCGACGGCGCTCAACGTCAGGACTGCCTGGGCCTGTTGAACCGAGCGGCAGACGGCAGCAAGGCCGCCGAGATCTTGCACCGCCTGCAGGAAGGCGCGCTGCTCCGGACTGACGACCCCGCAGTTCGTCTTGATCTCCAGGGCAACGAACTGAGCAATCCGCTGGCCGACCAGTTCAGGCGTGATCTCCAGCGAGCGCAGACCGATCAGATCGCTGCTGCCCTTGGACAACCCGAAGCGCACGAAGCGCCCCTGCTGGTCGACCAAAGCGCCG is a genomic window of Cyanobium sp. Tous-M-B4 containing:
- a CDS encoding VRR-NUC domain-containing protein, encoding MASSPSEHEIQQRIRLACGRGPVRLWRNNTGALVDQQGRFVRFGLSKGSSDLIGLRSLEITPELVGQRIAQFVALEIKTNCGVVSPEQRAFLQAVQDLGGLAAVCRSVQQAQAVLTLSAVEEQTA